The proteins below come from a single Kitasatospora sp. NBC_00315 genomic window:
- a CDS encoding sugar ABC transporter substrate-binding protein, with amino-acid sequence MSQHKTQLRRLLATLPAAALVLSLAACGSSGDGGGSKPGDPATALDTPTTLTFWTWAPNMDKAVAGFEKKYPKIKVNVVNAGQSAAEYTKLQTAIKAGSGGPDVAQVEYFALPEFALSKRLVNLDEYGAADLKAKFTAAAWSQVTSNGGVYGIPQDTGPMAMFYNEKVLGEFGIAPPKTWAEFEAAAAKIHQADPNRFITSIDPGDAGGVDSLLWQAGSRPFQQKSATSVGVNLADDGAKKVSEFWSGLLAKKLVDPAPGWTNEWWQSMASGKYAMWIIGAWAPGNLASTIPQTSGQWRAAPIPQWGTGDPVSSENGGSANVVPVTSTHKDAAVAFTKWLNSDPDGTKALSDNGLFPATTDMLKDPAFLDKPIEVLGGQKANQVFAQSSAAVSPNWQFLPYQVYANSVFKDTVGQGIAGNGSISSGMEAWQKRITDFGTQQGFSITAP; translated from the coding sequence ATGTCCCAGCACAAGACCCAGCTCAGAAGACTCCTGGCCACGCTGCCGGCCGCCGCCCTGGTGCTCAGCCTCGCCGCCTGCGGCAGCAGCGGCGACGGCGGTGGCAGCAAGCCGGGCGACCCCGCCACGGCGCTGGACACGCCGACCACCCTGACGTTCTGGACCTGGGCGCCGAACATGGACAAGGCGGTCGCGGGCTTCGAGAAGAAGTACCCCAAGATCAAGGTCAACGTCGTCAACGCCGGCCAGTCCGCCGCCGAGTACACGAAGCTCCAGACCGCCATCAAGGCGGGCTCGGGCGGGCCGGACGTCGCCCAGGTCGAGTACTTCGCGCTCCCCGAGTTCGCGCTGAGCAAGCGGCTGGTCAACCTGGACGAGTACGGCGCGGCCGACCTCAAGGCGAAGTTCACGGCGGCCGCCTGGTCGCAGGTGACCAGCAACGGCGGGGTCTACGGCATCCCGCAGGACACCGGCCCGATGGCGATGTTCTACAACGAGAAGGTCCTCGGCGAGTTCGGCATCGCCCCGCCCAAGACCTGGGCCGAGTTCGAGGCCGCGGCCGCCAAGATCCACCAGGCCGACCCGAACCGCTTCATCACCTCCATCGACCCCGGTGACGCCGGCGGCGTGGACAGCCTGCTCTGGCAGGCCGGCAGCCGCCCGTTCCAGCAGAAGTCCGCCACCTCGGTCGGCGTGAACCTCGCGGACGACGGCGCCAAGAAGGTCTCCGAGTTCTGGTCCGGCCTGCTGGCGAAGAAGCTCGTCGACCCGGCGCCCGGCTGGACGAACGAGTGGTGGCAGTCGATGGCCAGCGGCAAGTACGCGATGTGGATCATCGGCGCCTGGGCTCCCGGCAACCTGGCCAGCACCATCCCGCAGACCTCCGGCCAGTGGCGCGCCGCGCCGATCCCGCAGTGGGGCACCGGTGACCCGGTGTCCTCCGAGAACGGCGGATCGGCCAACGTGGTGCCCGTCACCAGCACGCACAAGGACGCGGCCGTCGCCTTCACGAAGTGGCTGAACTCCGACCCCGACGGCACCAAGGCACTCTCCGACAACGGCCTGTTCCCGGCCACCACGGACATGCTGAAGGACCCGGCGTTCCTCGACAAGCCGATCGAGGTCCTCGGCGGCCAGAAGGCCAACCAGGTCTTCGCCCAGTCGTCCGCCGCCGTGAGCCCGAACTGGCAGTTCCTGCCGTACCAGGTCTACGCGAACTCGGTCTTCAAGGACACCGTCGGCCAGGGCATCGCCGGCAACGGCTCGATCTCCTCCGGCATGGAGGCCTGGCAGAAGCGCATCACCGACTTCGGCACCCAGCAGGGCTTCTCGATCACCGCTCCGTGA
- a CDS encoding beta-galactosidase family protein produces the protein MSALQIDAEGFRLDDKPFRILSGGLHYFRVHPEQWADRLRKARLMGLNTVETYVPWNLHEPRPGEFRMDSGLDLPAFLDLAAQEGLHVLLRPGPYICAEWEGGGLPSWLLTEPDIRLRTQDPRYVRAVESYFGQLLPPLLPYLATRGGPVLAVQLENEYGAYHQDPAHLGHLATVLRTCGIDVPLFTCDQPADLAQGSVDGILSTANFGSRAAQNLVELRAHRPTGPLMCSEFWIGWFDRWGGRHVVRDASDAAASLDELLAAGASVNFYMFHGGTNFGFTNGANDKHTYRPTVTSYDYDAPLDEAGDPTEKYTAFREVIAKYAAVPDEPVPARGDKLAVPGIRLALSAPLLPHASALGTAVLSEQPMTLEELGQDFGFVLYETTLPAAGPALLETRAVRDRAQVFVDGQPVGVLERENHEHSIAFTVPRPGAVLSLLVENQGRVNYGLGIHDRKGLVGTVSVDGTVLTGWTNRPLPLRALDGIPFAETVASPVGPTFHRGTVDIDVPADTFLSTAGWTKGNAWVNGFNLGRYWSRGPQHTLYVPGPVLRPGRNEIVLLELHAAHRERTVGLRDTADLGPVEE, from the coding sequence ATGTCCGCCCTTCAGATCGACGCCGAGGGATTCCGGCTCGACGACAAGCCGTTCCGCATCCTCTCCGGCGGGCTGCACTACTTCCGTGTGCACCCGGAGCAGTGGGCAGACCGCCTGCGCAAGGCACGCCTCATGGGCCTGAACACCGTCGAGACGTACGTCCCGTGGAACCTGCACGAGCCGCGCCCCGGAGAGTTCCGGATGGACAGCGGGCTGGACCTCCCGGCCTTCCTCGACCTCGCCGCGCAGGAGGGGCTGCACGTCCTGCTCCGCCCGGGCCCCTACATCTGCGCCGAGTGGGAGGGCGGCGGGCTCCCGTCCTGGCTCCTCACCGAACCCGACATCCGGCTCCGCACCCAGGACCCGCGCTACGTGCGGGCGGTGGAGTCCTACTTCGGACAGCTGCTGCCGCCCCTGCTGCCGTACCTGGCGACCCGTGGCGGGCCCGTTCTCGCGGTGCAGCTGGAGAACGAGTACGGCGCCTACCACCAGGACCCGGCGCACCTGGGCCATCTCGCCACCGTGCTGCGGACCTGCGGCATCGACGTCCCGCTGTTCACCTGCGACCAGCCCGCCGACCTCGCGCAGGGCAGCGTCGACGGGATCCTCAGCACGGCCAACTTCGGCAGCCGCGCGGCACAGAACCTGGTCGAGCTCCGGGCCCACCGGCCCACCGGCCCCCTGATGTGCTCGGAGTTCTGGATCGGCTGGTTCGACCGCTGGGGCGGCCGGCACGTGGTGCGGGACGCCTCGGACGCGGCCGCCTCGCTGGACGAGCTGCTCGCGGCCGGCGCCTCGGTGAACTTCTACATGTTCCACGGAGGCACGAACTTCGGCTTCACCAACGGCGCGAACGACAAGCACACCTACCGTCCGACCGTCACGTCGTACGACTACGACGCCCCGCTCGACGAGGCCGGCGATCCGACCGAGAAGTACACGGCCTTCCGCGAGGTGATCGCGAAGTACGCCGCCGTCCCCGACGAGCCGGTGCCGGCCCGCGGCGACAAGCTCGCCGTGCCCGGCATCCGGCTGGCCCTGAGCGCGCCGCTGCTCCCGCACGCGTCCGCGCTGGGCACGGCGGTCCTCTCCGAGCAGCCGATGACCTTGGAGGAGCTCGGCCAGGACTTCGGCTTCGTCCTCTACGAGACCACCCTCCCCGCCGCCGGGCCGGCGCTCCTGGAGACCCGCGCGGTACGCGACCGCGCCCAGGTGTTCGTGGACGGCCAGCCGGTCGGCGTACTCGAACGGGAGAACCACGAGCACTCCATCGCGTTCACCGTGCCCCGCCCCGGTGCGGTGCTGAGCCTCCTCGTCGAGAACCAGGGACGCGTCAACTACGGCCTCGGCATCCACGACCGCAAGGGCCTGGTCGGCACGGTGTCCGTGGACGGCACCGTGCTGACGGGCTGGACGAACCGGCCGCTGCCGCTCCGCGCCCTGGACGGCATACCCTTCGCCGAGACCGTCGCGTCACCGGTCGGCCCCACCTTCCACCGCGGCACGGTCGACATCGACGTGCCGGCCGACACGTTCCTCAGCACGGCCGGGTGGACCAAGGGCAACGCCTGGGTCAACGGTTTCAACCTGGGACGCTACTGGTCCCGGGGGCCCCAGCACACGCTCTACGTTCCGGGCCCGGTCCTGCGCCCGGGGCGCAACGAGATCGTCCTGCTCGAACTGCACGCCGCGCACCGCGAACGGACGGTCGGTCTCCGCGACACCGCGGACCTCGGGCCCGTCGAGGAGTAG
- a CDS encoding DeoR/GlpR family DNA-binding transcription regulator, which yields MSDPGLLAPQRRALILEDVRRDGVVRVAELVDRLGVSALTIRRDLELLARSGAVEKVHGGAVLTDGASVVEPRFEAKAVLQSEAKAAVANAAAALVDPGGVVAISAGTTAFAVASRLLDVPRLTVVTNSLPVAELLRTAARERGDAAPALLVTGGTTTRSAALVGPLADQGIRSLNVDLLVLGAHGVSERAGLTTPNLAEAQTNRALVSCARRVMVVADHTKWDVVGLSGFAALAEADVFVTDAYLDDRARAVLGKAVGELIVVTGPVHG from the coding sequence ATGTCGGACCCGGGGCTGCTGGCTCCCCAGCGCCGTGCTCTCATCCTTGAGGACGTGCGCCGTGACGGTGTGGTGCGGGTGGCCGAACTGGTCGACCGGCTCGGCGTCTCCGCCTTGACCATCCGCCGGGACCTGGAGCTCCTGGCGCGCAGCGGCGCCGTGGAGAAGGTGCACGGCGGCGCCGTGCTGACGGACGGGGCGAGCGTCGTCGAGCCGCGCTTCGAAGCCAAGGCGGTGCTCCAGTCCGAGGCCAAGGCCGCCGTGGCGAACGCCGCGGCGGCTCTCGTCGATCCCGGCGGCGTCGTCGCGATCTCCGCGGGCACGACGGCCTTCGCGGTCGCCTCCCGCCTGCTGGACGTCCCGCGCCTGACGGTGGTCACCAACTCCCTGCCGGTCGCCGAGCTGCTGCGTACCGCCGCCCGGGAGCGCGGCGACGCCGCGCCCGCCCTACTGGTCACCGGCGGCACCACGACGCGCTCGGCCGCCCTGGTGGGGCCCCTCGCCGACCAGGGCATCCGGTCGCTGAACGTCGATCTGCTGGTCCTGGGCGCCCACGGTGTGTCGGAGCGGGCCGGCCTCACCACGCCGAACCTCGCCGAGGCCCAGACCAACCGGGCCCTGGTCTCCTGCGCGCGGCGGGTGATGGTGGTCGCCGACCACACCAAGTGGGACGTCGTCGGTCTCAGCGGGTTCGCCGCCCTGGCCGAGGCCGACGTCTTCGTCACCGACGCGTACCTGGACGACCGCGCGCGGGCCGTCCTCGGCAAGGCCGTCGGCGAGCTGATCGTGGTGACCGGGCCCGTTCACGGATGA
- the pgm gene encoding phosphoglucomutase (alpha-D-glucose-1,6-bisphosphate-dependent) encodes MVHARAGLQAEPGDLVDVARLVTAYYTLHPDPAEPAQRVAFGTSGHRGSSLDTAFNEDHIAATTQAICEYRAQQGTDGPLFLGADTHALSEPALATALEVLAANGVTVLIDSADNYTPTPAVSHAILAHNRAHPAGGADGIVITPSHNPPRDGGFKYNPPHGGPAGSDATGWIQDRANQLITDGLAGVRRIPYTRALTAPTTARHDYLTHYVEDLPSVLDLDAVRAAGLRIGADPLGGASVAYWARIADIHRLDLTVVNPLTDPAWRFMSLDWDGRIRMDCSSPHAMASLIAHKDQYDISTGNDADADRHGIVTPDGALMNPNHYLAVAIDYLYRHRQDWPAAAGIGKTLVSSSMIDRVAADLRRDLVEVPVGFKWFVDGLLGGTVAFGGEESAGASFLRRDGSVWTTDKDGILLALLAAEITAITGTTPSQHYRDLTARHGDPAYARVDAPADRTQKALLGRLNAQQVTADTLAGEPITAILTEAPGNGAPIGGLKVRTENAWFAARPSGTEDVCKIYAESFHGPEHLARVQDEARTLVADVLGA; translated from the coding sequence ATGGTGCACGCACGGGCCGGTTTGCAGGCGGAGCCCGGGGATCTGGTGGACGTGGCGAGGCTGGTGACGGCCTATTACACGCTGCACCCCGACCCGGCGGAGCCCGCACAGCGGGTGGCGTTCGGTACCTCCGGACACCGCGGCTCCTCCCTGGACACCGCCTTCAACGAGGATCACATCGCCGCGACCACCCAGGCGATCTGTGAGTACCGGGCACAACAGGGCACCGACGGCCCGCTGTTCCTCGGCGCCGACACCCACGCCCTGTCCGAACCCGCCCTCGCCACCGCCCTGGAGGTCCTGGCGGCCAACGGCGTCACCGTCCTCATCGACAGCGCCGACAACTACACCCCCACCCCCGCCGTCTCCCACGCCATCCTCGCCCACAACCGCGCCCACCCGGCCGGCGGCGCCGACGGCATCGTCATCACCCCCTCCCACAACCCGCCCCGCGACGGCGGCTTCAAGTACAACCCGCCGCACGGCGGCCCCGCCGGCTCCGACGCCACCGGCTGGATCCAGGACCGCGCCAACCAACTCATCACCGACGGCCTCGCCGGCGTACGCCGTATCCCCTACACCCGCGCCCTCACCGCCCCCACCACCGCCCGCCACGACTACCTCACCCACTACGTCGAGGACCTCCCCTCCGTACTCGACCTCGACGCCGTGCGCGCCGCAGGCCTGCGGATCGGCGCCGACCCCCTTGGAGGCGCCTCCGTCGCCTACTGGGCCCGCATCGCCGACATCCACCGCCTCGACCTCACCGTCGTCAACCCGCTCACCGACCCTGCCTGGCGCTTCATGTCACTCGACTGGGACGGCAGAATCCGGATGGACTGTTCCTCCCCCCACGCGATGGCCTCCCTCATCGCACACAAGGACCAGTACGACATCTCCACCGGCAACGACGCCGACGCCGACCGCCACGGCATCGTCACCCCCGACGGCGCACTCATGAACCCCAACCACTACCTCGCCGTCGCCATCGACTACCTCTACCGCCACCGCCAGGACTGGCCCGCCGCCGCCGGCATCGGCAAGACCCTCGTCTCCTCCTCCATGATCGACCGCGTCGCCGCCGACCTCAGACGCGACCTCGTCGAGGTCCCCGTCGGCTTCAAATGGTTCGTCGACGGCCTGCTCGGCGGCACCGTCGCCTTCGGCGGCGAGGAATCCGCGGGCGCCTCCTTCCTGCGCCGCGACGGCTCCGTCTGGACCACCGACAAGGACGGCATCCTCCTCGCCCTCCTCGCCGCCGAGATCACCGCCATCACCGGCACCACCCCCTCCCAGCACTACCGCGACCTCACCGCACGCCACGGCGACCCGGCGTACGCACGCGTCGACGCCCCCGCCGACCGCACGCAGAAGGCACTGCTGGGCCGCCTCAACGCCCAACAGGTCACCGCGGACACCCTCGCCGGCGAACCCATCACCGCCATCCTCACCGAAGCACCCGGCAACGGCGCACCCATCGGCGGACTCAAGGTCCGCACCGAGAACGCCTGGTTCGCCGCACGCCCCTCCGGCACCGAAGACGTCTGCAAGATCTACGCCGAGAGCTTCCACGGGCCGGAGCACCTGGCCCGCGTCCAGGACGAGGCCCGCACACTCGTCGCAGACGTCCTCGGAGCCTGA
- a CDS encoding RICIN domain-containing protein — MPNKKTALLATLLALAVALLGAFQPASAAGTDVTITNATQFADTTGSPVQAHGGGVIKVGAFYYWFGEDRNADNTFRYVSVYRSRDLMTWEFRRHVLTQATNPELATANIERPKVIFNSTTGEYVMWMHKEGSSTDYSEARAAVATSKTVDGNYAWQGSFRPLGDQMSRDITLFKDDDGKAYMISASNENADLHIYRLTADYKAIDAQVQNLWVGKSREAPAMFKRNGVYFLLTSGATGWGPNQQKYGTSTSITGNWSGLKDIGDSTTFGTQTAFVLPIQGSKATEYLYVGDRWGNSMGGGVNDSQYVWLPLSFPTSTSMSMEYFPQISLNAATGSLAGVGNPWELLSAGHSGKCADVSDKSAAGGRPVLQWDCNWGLNQQYWFKDVGGGAVQIVARHSGKCLSVNGGSTDDGAAVVQNACGTDLSQQWKLQATGTAYNVIGQGSGKCLDVADKSTANGAALIQWACNGGSNQTWTRST; from the coding sequence ATGCCCAACAAGAAGACAGCCCTGCTCGCCACCCTGCTCGCCCTGGCCGTCGCCCTGCTCGGGGCCTTCCAGCCGGCCAGCGCGGCCGGCACGGACGTGACGATCACCAACGCCACGCAGTTCGCCGACACCACGGGAAGCCCGGTTCAGGCCCACGGCGGCGGTGTGATCAAGGTCGGCGCGTTCTACTACTGGTTCGGCGAGGACCGCAACGCCGACAACACCTTCCGCTACGTCTCCGTGTACCGCTCCAGGGACCTCATGACCTGGGAGTTCCGCCGGCACGTGCTGACCCAGGCCACCAACCCGGAGCTGGCCACGGCCAACATCGAGCGGCCGAAGGTGATCTTCAACAGCACCACGGGCGAGTACGTCATGTGGATGCACAAGGAAGGCAGCAGCACCGACTACAGCGAGGCGCGGGCCGCGGTCGCCACCTCGAAGACCGTCGACGGCAACTACGCCTGGCAGGGCAGCTTCCGGCCGCTCGGCGACCAGATGTCGCGCGACATCACGCTGTTCAAGGACGACGACGGCAAGGCGTACATGATCTCGGCCTCGAACGAGAACGCCGACCTGCACATCTACCGCCTCACCGCCGACTACAAGGCCATCGACGCCCAGGTGCAGAACCTGTGGGTCGGCAAGTCCCGCGAGGCGCCCGCGATGTTCAAGCGCAACGGCGTCTACTTCCTGCTCACCTCCGGCGCCACCGGATGGGGACCCAACCAGCAGAAGTACGGCACCTCCACCAGCATCACCGGCAACTGGAGCGGCCTGAAGGACATCGGCGACTCCACCACCTTCGGCACCCAGACCGCCTTCGTGCTCCCGATCCAGGGCAGCAAGGCCACCGAGTACCTCTACGTGGGCGACCGCTGGGGCAACTCGATGGGCGGCGGCGTCAACGACTCCCAGTACGTCTGGCTGCCGCTGTCGTTCCCCACCAGCACCTCGATGAGCATGGAGTACTTCCCGCAGATCTCCCTCAACGCCGCGACGGGCAGCCTCGCCGGCGTCGGCAACCCCTGGGAGCTGCTGTCCGCCGGGCACAGCGGCAAGTGCGCGGACGTCTCCGACAAGTCCGCCGCGGGCGGCCGCCCGGTCCTCCAGTGGGACTGCAACTGGGGCCTCAACCAGCAGTACTGGTTCAAGGACGTCGGCGGCGGCGCCGTGCAGATCGTGGCCCGGCACAGCGGCAAGTGCCTCTCGGTGAACGGCGGCTCCACCGATGACGGCGCCGCCGTCGTCCAGAACGCCTGCGGCACCGACCTGTCCCAGCAGTGGAAGCTGCAGGCCACCGGCACCGCGTACAACGTGATCGGCCAGGGCAGCGGCAAGTGCCTCGACGTGGCCGACAAGTCGACCGCCAACGGCGCGGCGCTCATCCAGTGGGCCTGCAACGGCGGCAGCAACCAGACGTGGACGCGTTCCACCTGA
- a CDS encoding ABC transporter substrate-binding protein: MLSVCLCFVAVGLGACGGQSADRVVPASQAISARAVGGMDELVKQAQAEGQLNTTTLLPRWANYGGLMDGFSKKYGIKVVNDNPEGSSQQEIDDMKRYRGQPKAPDVLDLGDSFAQSAAEQDLLAPYRSATYDQIPASQKDHKARWYNSYGGYVAIGCDAKRVKTCPASFADLLKPQFKGMVALTGEPTTAGSAFAAVYAAALANDGSYDNIQPGIDFFAHLDRIGNFNHANSSVEAIAAGQTPISIEWDYLNLQHTDGLSAAGVDWKVAIPFDGSFAQYYAQAINKDAPHPAAARLWEEYLASPEGQNLRLVDYARPVLMDAMAHNGTLDTALAAKLPTVEGTPFFPTQTQLTTAMKVVKANWPTAVPG; the protein is encoded by the coding sequence GTGCTGTCAGTCTGTCTCTGCTTCGTGGCCGTCGGACTCGGCGCCTGCGGCGGGCAGAGCGCCGACCGGGTGGTGCCCGCGTCCCAGGCGATCTCCGCGCGGGCGGTGGGCGGCATGGACGAGCTGGTCAAGCAGGCGCAGGCCGAGGGCCAGCTCAACACGACCACCCTGCTGCCCCGCTGGGCAAACTACGGCGGCCTGATGGACGGGTTCTCGAAGAAGTACGGGATCAAGGTCGTCAACGACAACCCGGAGGGCTCCAGCCAGCAGGAGATCGACGACATGAAGCGCTACCGGGGGCAGCCGAAGGCCCCTGACGTGCTCGACCTCGGCGACTCCTTCGCCCAGTCCGCGGCGGAACAGGACCTCCTGGCCCCGTACCGCAGCGCCACCTACGACCAGATCCCGGCCTCCCAGAAGGACCACAAGGCCCGCTGGTACAACAGCTACGGCGGCTACGTCGCCATCGGCTGCGACGCCAAACGCGTCAAGACCTGCCCGGCGTCGTTCGCCGACCTGCTGAAGCCGCAGTTCAAGGGCATGGTCGCGCTCACCGGCGAGCCGACCACGGCGGGGTCTGCCTTCGCCGCCGTGTACGCGGCCGCCCTTGCCAACGACGGCTCGTACGACAACATCCAGCCCGGTATCGACTTCTTCGCCCACCTGGACCGGATCGGCAACTTCAACCACGCCAACTCCAGCGTGGAGGCCATCGCCGCCGGCCAGACCCCCATCAGCATCGAGTGGGACTACCTCAACCTGCAGCACACCGACGGGCTCAGCGCGGCGGGCGTGGACTGGAAGGTGGCTATCCCCTTCGACGGCAGCTTCGCCCAGTACTACGCGCAGGCCATCAACAAGGACGCCCCGCACCCCGCCGCGGCCCGGCTCTGGGAGGAGTACCTCGCCTCCCCGGAGGGCCAGAACCTGCGGCTCGTGGACTACGCCCGCCCGGTCCTGATGGACGCCATGGCGCACAACGGCACCCTGGACACCGCACTGGCCGCCAAGCTGCCGACCGTCGAGGGCACACCCTTCTTCCCGACCCAGACGCAGCTGACCACCGCAATGAAGGTCGTCAAAGCCAACTGGCCCACGGCCGTACCTGGATAA
- a CDS encoding Gfo/Idh/MocA family protein has translation MTDAPVRIGLAGYGFGGRYFHAPLLASTPDCEFLGVVTTSPERRKQIAGELGRPAYDSLEELARAGAEAVAISTPAATHIPLAQEALKLGLAVVCDKPFALDAASARETTELAERLGISLTVYQNRRWDSDFLTLQRLLAEGELGTLTRFESRFERFQPEPGPPAAGGGTLLDFGSHLVDQALVLSGPVERVYAEMRSRDGGEGLDEDVFVALTHRSSARSHLSGSWRQGAPGPRFRATGTTGTYLVDGVDGQEALLLAGASPASEGERWGIEPEPRWGQVLRGDHAEPAPSARGEWDLFYPAFAAALRGTRPLPVDPWDAVTTATVLDAARTSAATGEVVRLS, from the coding sequence ATGACGGACGCGCCCGTACGGATCGGACTGGCCGGCTACGGCTTCGGCGGCAGGTACTTCCATGCGCCGCTGCTCGCCTCCACCCCGGACTGTGAGTTCCTCGGGGTGGTCACCACCTCCCCCGAGCGCCGCAAGCAGATCGCCGGTGAGCTGGGCCGGCCGGCGTACGACTCGTTGGAGGAACTGGCCCGGGCCGGAGCGGAGGCGGTCGCGATCTCCACTCCGGCGGCCACACACATCCCGTTGGCCCAGGAGGCGCTGAAACTGGGTTTGGCAGTGGTCTGCGACAAGCCGTTCGCGCTGGACGCCGCCTCGGCGCGGGAGACGACGGAGCTGGCGGAGCGACTGGGGATTTCGCTGACGGTCTATCAGAACCGGCGCTGGGACTCCGATTTCCTGACGCTGCAGCGGCTGCTGGCCGAGGGCGAGCTCGGTACTCTGACCCGCTTCGAGTCGCGTTTCGAGCGGTTCCAGCCCGAGCCGGGCCCGCCGGCCGCGGGCGGCGGCACCCTGCTCGACTTCGGCAGTCACCTGGTCGACCAGGCTCTGGTCCTGTCCGGGCCGGTCGAGCGGGTGTATGCGGAGATGCGGAGCCGCGACGGCGGCGAAGGGCTCGACGAGGACGTCTTCGTCGCGCTGACCCACCGCAGCAGCGCCCGGTCACACCTGTCCGGCAGTTGGCGGCAGGGCGCGCCCGGCCCGCGCTTCCGCGCCACCGGCACCACGGGGACGTACCTGGTCGACGGCGTGGACGGTCAGGAAGCCCTGCTGCTCGCGGGCGCCTCCCCGGCCTCGGAGGGTGAGCGCTGGGGCATCGAGCCCGAGCCGCGTTGGGGCCAGGTGCTGCGCGGCGACCACGCCGAGCCCGCACCGTCCGCCCGCGGCGAGTGGGACCTCTTCTACCCGGCCTTCGCCGCCGCGCTCCGCGGCACCCGTCCGCTGCCGGTGGACCCCTGGGACGCCGTGACCACGGCGACCGTCCTGGATGCCGCGCGCACCAGTGCCGCCACCGGCGAGGTCGTACGCCTGTCCTGA